A genomic window from Lycium barbarum isolate Lr01 chromosome 4, ASM1917538v2, whole genome shotgun sequence includes:
- the LOC132637951 gene encoding F-box protein At3g07870-like, producing MAMRSYFHFLILTVFVVLGSSSMEKKTKNQLLKAAKDGKTSTSSSSQRETNLVDLPFDIIINIVNRLPFKSVFQFHRVCKSWRSLISTPRIAYHINHVSDKKYTLMRSIDVSRQRTFKIPIDLQFPDFMLLPPVNGILCICEPILSHVTYVYLWNPLTHEFKALPKPSVHLGYVAVSFGFGFVPNSNDYKVVRVLRHERKPDYQTEIYSLNRNTWKRISKITGNERDVSVFRSRRYCTGALTVDLEKEVITEADYRKHCRTITWSNEGGAILLTFPEDDLMGLMIKNNEEWLFLGNL from the exons ATGGCCATGAGAAGTTATTTTCACTTCTTAATTCTTACTGTTTTTGTTGTATTGGGATCATCATCTATGGAGAAAAAAACTAAGAATCAGCTATTGAAGGCTGCGAAAGACGGAAAAACaagtacttcttcttcatctcaaagAGAAACAAACCTCGTTGATCTGCCATtcgacatcataatcaatatcgTAAATCGATTGCCATTTAAATCTGTCTTTCAATTCCATCGCGTTTGCAAATCGTGGCGTTCTCTTATATCCACACCAAGAATCGCCTATCATATCAACCATGTATCTGATAAAAAATACACACTGATGAGGAGCATTGATGTTTCGCGCCAAAGGACATTTAAGATTCCGATTGATTTACAATTCCCAGATTTCATGCTATTGCCCCCTGTTAATGGAATACTCTGCATTTGTGAACCTATATTATCCCATGTCACTTATGTGTACTTGTGGAACCCTTTAACTCATGAATTCAAAGCTTTGCCTAAGCCAAGTGTTCATTTGGGATATGTTGCTGTTAGCTTTGGCTTTGGCTTTGTTCCTAATAGCAATGATTACAAAGTAGTGAGGGTACTTCGACATGAGAGAAAACCTGATTACCAGACTGAAATTTACTCTTTGAATCGCAATACTTGGAAAAGGATTAGTAAAATCACTGGAAATGAGAGAGATGTGAGTGTATTCCGCTCTCGTAGATATTGCACTGGTGCTTTGACTGTTGATCTGGAGAAAGAAGTGATTACTGAAGCGGATTATAG GAAGCATTGTAGAACAATCACTTGGAGCAATGAAGGAGGTGCTATATTACTGACATTTCCTGAAGATGATCTG ATGGGGCTAATGATTAAGAACAATGAAGAGTGGCTCTTTCTTGGAAATCTCTAA